A portion of the Leifsonia sp. EB41 genome contains these proteins:
- a CDS encoding phosphoribosylaminoimidazolesuccinocarboxamide synthase, which translates to MSELAGWKHVYSGKVRDLYVPEGAEGLDDTAAVLVVASDRVSAFDHVLEPGIPGKGELLTTLSLWWFDRLGSVPNHLIPDHVLEGDRVVERIPAEVAGRAMLVKPLDMFPIECVVRGYLTGSGWAEYQATQSVCGVPLPAGLTDGDRLPEPIYTPAWKAPLGAHDENISFERTVELVGPEVAEELCRLSLDVYARGAAIAEEHGVIIADTKFEFGADRTTGEITLADEVLTSDSSRYWDADVFATAATPSERMASFDKQIVRDWLAANWDKQGTPPELPAEVVERTAGRYRELLERLTGR; encoded by the coding sequence GTGAGCGAACTGGCAGGCTGGAAGCACGTCTACTCCGGGAAGGTCCGCGACCTCTACGTCCCCGAGGGCGCTGAGGGGCTGGACGACACGGCCGCCGTGCTCGTGGTGGCCTCCGATCGGGTGAGTGCGTTCGACCATGTGCTCGAGCCCGGCATCCCGGGCAAGGGCGAGCTGCTCACCACGCTGAGCCTGTGGTGGTTCGACCGCCTGGGCAGTGTCCCGAACCACCTCATCCCGGATCACGTGCTGGAGGGCGACCGCGTCGTCGAGCGGATCCCGGCCGAGGTCGCGGGTCGCGCGATGCTCGTGAAGCCGTTGGACATGTTCCCGATCGAGTGCGTCGTCCGCGGCTACCTGACCGGCAGCGGCTGGGCCGAGTACCAGGCGACGCAGAGTGTCTGCGGCGTCCCGCTCCCGGCCGGGCTCACGGACGGCGACCGGCTGCCGGAGCCGATCTACACGCCCGCGTGGAAGGCTCCGCTCGGCGCGCACGATGAGAACATCAGCTTCGAGCGCACGGTCGAGCTGGTCGGCCCGGAGGTCGCGGAGGAGCTCTGCCGGCTGTCGCTGGATGTGTACGCGCGCGGCGCGGCCATCGCCGAGGAGCACGGCGTCATCATCGCGGACACGAAGTTCGAGTTCGGCGCCGACCGCACCACCGGCGAGATCACGCTCGCGGACGAGGTGCTCACCAGCGACTCCAGCCGCTACTGGGACGCCGACGTGTTCGCTACGGCCGCGACCCCGTCCGAGCGGATGGCCAGCTTCGACAAGCAGATCGTCCGCGACTGGCTCGCCGCCAACTGGGACAAGCAGGGCACCCCGCCGGAGCTTCCCGCCGAGGTGGTGGAGCGCACGGCCGGCCGGTACCGGGAGCTGCTGGAGCGGCTGACCGGCCGGTAG